In the genome of Thermoanaerobaculum aquaticum, the window GGCCAAGCCGGGTCATGGGCAAGGCCCCGGGGCGACCCAGCGCCCTCGGGCCGGGATGGTTCTGCCAGCGTTCCTTTGGCCATGGCCCTCCGGCCAGTGGTCTGCCCCGAAGCATCCGGGGTAAACGTCTGCCAGCTGCCGTTTTTCGCCATCGCCGTGAGAAATCCAAAGGCGTTGTACGTTGCCTGAAAGCTTTGTCCACCAACATTGGCCTGCACCAACCGCAAAACACCGTCGTACACAAAGCGGTCCGTACCCATGGCCTTGATGTTGCCCGCACCGTCAAAAGCGTAGGTGCCGGTTTGCCAAAGCACACTGCCCGCGCTGCTTTGCACCTGGATGTTCGCAGGCCTTGGCATGCGGTTTAGATCGGGTAAAACAACGTCGTTCGTGCCGTTGCTCCGGCTGCGCTTGGCCACCATGCCGTTGGGGTGGTACACCATGCTGGCATAGGTTTGGCCGCCTTCCCGCACCGCCGTCAAAAACCCAAAGCTGTAGTCGTAGCTCAGGGTCCGTGAGGGTAAGCCCGCCTTCGTGGGGTACGTCTGCCATGAAAGCTCCCAGAGGTCGTTCCAACCAAAGTTTTGGGTAAAGGTCCCTACGTACCCCCCCACCACGCCCAATGTGGTGGTCTTCTGGGAAATCTTCCCGCCGGTCCCGCTGTAGGCGAAGGTCTCCACCACCTGGAAGTTGGCCGAAGCGTTGGCCGGGTCATAGTAGTTGTTAGCCACCGCTTGGACGAGCTTGCCTTTCTGCATGTCCGAACCCACGTTGGCGGTGCCATAGGTAAAGCTTTTCAGCACCCGACCTGTGGCTGTTTCCGTAACTTGAATGGGCCGCGCGGCTTTGTCGTAGGCAAAACTCAAATCGTTGGGGCCATCAATGACGCGCCCTGGATTGCCCAGCGCATCAAAGCTCTGGTACCAAACCCAACCGTTCCCAGAAGCACCCTTCTCCGGAAGCCGTTCCGCGGTCATGAACCCCCTTCCATCGTAGCTCCATTGCCGGGTTTGGCTCACGCCCCCCGAGGAGGTGGTGGCACTGGCCAATTTGCCCAATACGTTGTACGTGTACGTGGTAGCCACCCTCGCCCCGGAGGGCCCGGAGGGTTCATCCACCTTCACGAGCCTGCCCTGTCGGTCGTACTCCTCAACGGTGCTCACCGGCGATTCCGCAGAAAGAGAAGTGGCCACCGACACCGTCCGTGTAGTCACCCGCACGCCCGTGTAGGCGAAGGTCGTGATCTTCCCGTCGGCCGCTTGCACACGCAAAGGCCGGCCAAAGGGATCGTACTCCTCCCACCGCGTCCCCGAAGTGATGGCTTCCCCGTCACGGTGCCATCCTTAGGCAAAGGGCCATTATCCCGTGAGCACCGACACACAGGCTGTCGTCGGGAAAAACGCTTGACTAGCTAGCCTTCTAGGTCGCGTTTATCTTCCTCCTCGTCCGGGCGCCAAATTGGCCGAATTAGAACGACCCATAGGGAGCCTAGAAACATTCCAAGCACCAAAAGGGCGCCAGCCAATCTTTCAAAGGTCCAAATCCCATCAGCAGGGTACTGTCGCAATACTAGGTAAAAAAGCGCCGGTCCGAAAAATACAAGGGAAAGCTTTGTCCGGTTAACGTCATCGATTTTCACCAGGCGCGATATTCCGAAGATCCCCGAGAACAACAGAGTGCAGAACCATGACCAATTCGTAAGCAAATAACTAAACCTGCGGAGCAACGCATTGGGCTCGGTGTAGGCACAGTGTTGAAGCCGAACGTAGAGCGGCAGGCTCAGGAAAAAAGCCAGAAAACAACACGCAGCAAGGAAGATCAATCCTCTAAGCTGCCTTGAGTTCCCGCTCTTCCTGCTCACGGCCAAAAGCCCT includes:
- a CDS encoding RHS repeat domain-containing protein, coding for MRVTTRTVSVATSLSAESPVSTVEEYDRQGRLVKVDEPSGPSGARVATTYTYNVLGKLASATTSSGGVSQTRQWSYDGRGFMTAERLPEKGASGNGWVWYQSFDALGNPGRVIDGPNDLSFAYDKAARPIQVTETATGRVLKSFTYGTANVGSDMQKGKLVQAVANNYYDPANASANFQVVETFAYSGTGGKISQKTTTLGVVGGYVGTFTQNFGWNDLWELSWQTYPTKAGLPSRTLSYDYSFGFLTAVREGGQTYASMVYHPNGMVAKRSRSNGTNDVVLPDLNRMPRPANIQVQSSAGSVLWQTGTYAFDGAGNIKAMGTDRFVYDGVLRLVQANVGGQSFQATYNAFGFLTAMAKNGSWQTFTPDASGQTTGRRAMAKGTLAEPSRPEGAGSPRGLAHDPAWPSATGLRANIDSAGGSKPAFCRPSHAAFAARARGSGAGAKRW